The following coding sequences lie in one Glycine soja cultivar W05 chromosome 16, ASM419377v2, whole genome shotgun sequence genomic window:
- the LOC114390140 gene encoding glutamate dehydrogenase 1-like, whose product MNALAATNRNFRLASRLLGLDSKLEKSLLIPFREIKVECTIPKDDGSLATFVGFRIQHDNARGPMKGGIRYHPEVEPDEVNALAQLMTWKTAVANIPYGGAKGGIGCDPADLTVSELERLTRVFTQKIHDLIGVQTDVPAPDMGTGPQTMAWILDEYSKFHGHSPAVVTGKPVELGGSLGRDAATGRGVLFATEALLKEHGMSVSGQRFIIQGFGNVGSWAAQLISEKGGKVVAVSDITGAIKNTNGLDIPSLLKHSREHRGVKGFHGGDAIDPNSILVEDCDVLVPAALGGVINRENANEIKAKFIVEAANHPTDPEADEILKKKGVVILPDIFANSGGVTVSYFEWVQNIQGFMWDEEKVNNELKTYMTKGFKDVKEMCKTHNCDLRMGAFTLAVNRVARATVLRGWEA is encoded by the exons ATGAATGCACTAGCAGCCACCAACAGGAACTTTAGGCTGGCCTCTAGGCTCCTTGGATTGGATTCCAAGCTTGAGAAAAGTTTGCTGATTCCATTTAGAGAAATCAAG GTTGAATGTACCATCCCCAAAGATGATGGCAGCTTGGCCACTTTTGTTGGATTCAGGATTCAACATGATAATGCTAGAGGCCCCATGAAAGGAGGGATCAGATACCATCCTGAG GTTGAACCAGATGAAGTGAATGCTTTGGCACAACTAATGACATGGAAGACAGCTGTAGCAAATATACCATATGGTGGTGCCAAAGGAGGAATAGGGTGTGACCCTGCAGATTTAACTGTGTCAGAGTTAGAAAGACTCACTAGAGTTTTTACCCAGAAAATTCATGATCTGATTGGAGTTCAGACAGATGTGCCTGCACCTGATATGGGAACAGGACCACAG ACTATGGCATGGATTCTAGATGAGTATTCCAAATTTCATGGCCACTCTCCTGCAGTAGTGACTGGGAAACCTGTA GAACTCGGTGGATCTCTAGGCAGAGATGCAGCTACTGGACGAGGAGTCCTCTTTGCAACGGAGGCTTTGCTTAAGGAGCATGGGATGAGTGTATCCGGACAGCGGTTTATCATACAG GGATTTGGAAATGTGGGGTCTTGGGCTGCCCAATTGATCAGTGAGAAAGGTGGAAAAGTTGTTGCAGTGAGTGACATAACTGGGGCCATAAAGAATACCAATGGCCTTGACATACCAAGCTTGCTCAAACATTCTAGAGAACACAGGGGAGTCAAAGGATTCCATGGTGGTGATGCAATTGACCCCAACTCAATATTGGTTGAAGACTGTGATGTTCTTGTCCCAGCAGCTCTTGGTGGAGTCATCAATAG GGAAAACGCAAATGAGATTAAGGCCAAATTTATTGTTGAAGCAGCCAATCACCCAACTGACCCGGAGGCTGATGAG ATTCTGAAAAAGAAAGGGGTTGTGATCCTCCCAGATATATTTGCAAATTCAGGAGGAGTCACAGTTAGCTACTTTGAGTGGGTGCAG AACATTCAAGGGTTCATGTGGGATGAGGAGAAGGTGAACAACGAGCTAAAGACATACATGACTAAAGGGTTCAAAGATGTGAAGGAGATGTGCAAAACCCATAATTGTGATCTTCGTATGGGAGCATTCACCCTTGCAGTTAACCGTGTGGCAAGGGCCACTGTACTTAGGGGTTGGGAAGCTTGA
- the LOC114389506 gene encoding uncharacterized protein LOC114389506, whose product MCPLRFILVFFSAVLAGYFAWKTVRSDPKIEVFSEDSANEDKSFKKEDFDFKKMIQNGFWGFVDMASGSYLWRNLRPTNKDAELKSS is encoded by the exons ATGTGCCCTTTAAGGTTTATCTTGGTGTTCTTCTCCGCCGTGCTGGCGGGTTATTTTGCGTGGAAAACGGTGCGTTCTGACCCGAAGATCGAGGTGTTTTCCGAGGATTCTGCCAATGAAGATAAATCCTTCAAGAAGGAAGATTTTGATTTCAAGAAG ATGATTCAGAATGGATTTTGGGGTTTCGTTGACATGGCTAGTGGGAGCTATCTGTGGAGGAATTTGAGGCCAACCAACAAAGATGCCGAATTGAAGAGTTCTTAG
- the LOC114389964 gene encoding mucin-7-like, whose amino-acid sequence MTTYHHPHYSSYGTSMAALHSCKTTLYYPPQHHLKFSSATEDCLEAALAKLTLSQHNLAASIDTLATTIDNLLQRLPRNPTPHFSSSILAQAPTPAAIILTPLMSSPWLMPTPSQTSSSPPPPPPLLKLTPSPTLTAFTTEPPPPATTPPPATTPPLPHSPPLLSLVPIQPWPTTWSGSLPMFVLHLSDLVCTIIPFIKLFSIVPPCGTAMAAYTLPTMTVAFCTTTKPGAIPRNKPWDPGITFGSDVLIPQHLEDKVFLMRAGMIGIIL is encoded by the coding sequence ATGACTACCTACCATCACCCACACTACTCGTCGTACGGAACCTCCATGGCTGCTCTCCACAGCTGCAAGACCACCCTCTACTACCCCCCACAACACCACCTTAAATTTTCATCCGCCAccgaggattgccttgaggctGCCTTAGCCAAACTTACCCTCAGCCAACACAACCTCGCCGCTTCCATCGACACCTTGGCCACCACCATCGACAACCTTCTTCAGCGACTGCCTCGCAATCCCACTccacatttttcttcttccattctggCGCAAGCACCGACACCAGCCGCAATTATATTGACTCCGCTCATGTCATCTCCATGGCTCATGCCAACTCCGTCTCAGACTTCGTCGTCGCCTCCGCCACCGCCTCCGCTGCTCAAGCTAACTCCATCACCCACGCTCACCGCATTCACGACCGAGCCACCTCCGCCAGCCACGACGCCTCCGCCAGCCACAACGCCTCCGCTGCCACATTCGCCACCACTTTTGTCTTTGGTACCCATACAGCCATGGCCCACAACTTGGTCGGGCTCGCTTCCTATGTTTGTTCTTCATCTGTCCGATCTCGTTTGCACCATCATTCCCTTCATCAAGCTCTTCAGCATTGTTCCTCCTTGTGGGACTGCCATGGCCGCATACACGCTTCCAACAATGACCGTTGCATTTTGCACAACTACTAAACCAGGTGCAATTCCCCGGAATAAACCTTGGGATCCCGGTATCACGTTTGGAAGCGATGTGTTGATCCCccaacaccttgaggacaaggtgtttttgATGAGGGCGGGAATGATAGGGATAATACTATAG
- the LOC114390120 gene encoding arabinogalactan protein 14-like yields MEALKMKLFFVVMAMLIMAASAADSPAPSPTSDATTLFVPTAVASLVALAFGLLF; encoded by the coding sequence ATGGAGGCATTGAAGATGAAGCTTTTCTTTGTTGTCATGGCCATGTTGATCATGGCAGCATCAGCTGCAGATTCACCAGCTCCAAGTCCTACATCGGATGCTACCACCTTGTTCGTGCCAACAGCGGTTGCTTCACTCGTTGCTCTTGCTTTTGGGCTTCTCTTCTGA
- the LOC114390829 gene encoding uncharacterized protein LOC114390829 isoform X1 produces the protein MDIDEWEFLSDDGYLDFNEEGGKQKQKQSSFGKLDSKGVFDMDYFCSSPPPRVRTQLVPLPIQLEPRIGKAPEDVLVKDIIKSSPMEVAVMAPSEKTKEFEAVEADRVKVFFKIKEKSEFVDMKRGILPPMDAGALKFEDKGEAMEIITSPRRKVIEKDVCDKEEETTWEEENNSGFNLWKWSLTGVGAICSFGVAAATICVLFFGSQQRNKLKKDQKIRFQIYTDDKRIKQVVQHATKLNDAISAARGVPMSRAHISVGGYYDGL, from the exons ATGGATATTGATGAGTGGGAGTTTCTCTCTGATGATGGCTACCTTGATTTCAATGAAGAGGGTGGGAAGCAAAAGCAAAAGCAAAGTTCCTTTGGAAAATTGGACTCAAAGGGTGTCTTTGACATGGACTACTTTTGCTCATCACCACCACCAAGGGTGAGAACTCAACTAGTCCCTTTGCCAATTCAATTGGAGCCAAGAATTGGGAAGGCCCcagaagatgttttggtgaaaGACATCATCAAGAGTAGTCCTATGGAAGTGGCTGTTATGGCCCCATCAGAGAAAACCAAGGAGTTTGAGGCTGTGGAAGCTGATAGAGTGAAggttttcttcaagatcaaggaGAAAAGTGAGTTTGTGGACATGAAAAGGGGGATCTTGCCTCCAATGGATGCCGGTGCCTTGAAATTTGAGGACAAAGGTGAGGCCATGGAGATCATCACCTCTCCCAGAAGGAAGGTTATTGAGAAGGATGTGTGTGACAAAGAAGAGGAGACCACTTGGGAGGAAGAGAACAACAGTGGTTTCAACTTGTGGAAGTGGAGTTTGACAGGTGTTGGAGCTATCTGTTCTTTTGGTGTTGCTGCTGCTACTATTTGTGTTCTCTTCTTTGGAAGCCAGCAGAGGAACAAACTAAAGAAGGATCAGAAAATTCGGTTCCAGATCTATACTGATGACAAG AGGATTAAGCAAGTGGTGCAGCATGCGACCAAATTGAATGATGCAATTTCTGCAGCAAGAGGTGTTCCTATGAGCAGAGCTCACATAAGCGTTGGTGGTTACTATGATGGTCTTTGA
- the LOC114390829 gene encoding uncharacterized protein LOC114390829 isoform X2 codes for MDIDEWEFLSDDGYLDFNEEGGKQKQKQSSFGKLDSKGVFDMDYFCSSPPPRVRTQLVPLPIQLEPRIGKAPEDVLVKDIIKSSPMEVAVMAPSEKTKEFEAVEADRVKVFFKIKEKSEFVDMKRGILPPMDAGALKFEDKGEAMEIITSPRRKVIEKDVCDKEEETTWEEENNSGFNLWKWSLTGVGAICSFGVAAATICVLFFGSQQRNKLKKDQKIRFQIYTDDKSLTVISED; via the exons ATGGATATTGATGAGTGGGAGTTTCTCTCTGATGATGGCTACCTTGATTTCAATGAAGAGGGTGGGAAGCAAAAGCAAAAGCAAAGTTCCTTTGGAAAATTGGACTCAAAGGGTGTCTTTGACATGGACTACTTTTGCTCATCACCACCACCAAGGGTGAGAACTCAACTAGTCCCTTTGCCAATTCAATTGGAGCCAAGAATTGGGAAGGCCCcagaagatgttttggtgaaaGACATCATCAAGAGTAGTCCTATGGAAGTGGCTGTTATGGCCCCATCAGAGAAAACCAAGGAGTTTGAGGCTGTGGAAGCTGATAGAGTGAAggttttcttcaagatcaaggaGAAAAGTGAGTTTGTGGACATGAAAAGGGGGATCTTGCCTCCAATGGATGCCGGTGCCTTGAAATTTGAGGACAAAGGTGAGGCCATGGAGATCATCACCTCTCCCAGAAGGAAGGTTATTGAGAAGGATGTGTGTGACAAAGAAGAGGAGACCACTTGGGAGGAAGAGAACAACAGTGGTTTCAACTTGTGGAAGTGGAGTTTGACAGGTGTTGGAGCTATCTGTTCTTTTGGTGTTGCTGCTGCTACTATTTGTGTTCTCTTCTTTGGAAGCCAGCAGAGGAACAAACTAAAGAAGGATCAGAAAATTCGGTTCCAGATCTATACTGATGACAAG TCCTTGACTGTGATTTCAGAGGATTAA